The nucleotide window ATTAAGGCGCTTCGGTCGAGACAAAAAGGCGCCCCCGGGCGCTTTTTTGATAAATGTGATCCAGACCGAGTTTTTGGCAAAAGCATTACAAAATATTAACCACGGCCTTGCTTCACCCATGGGACAGAGGTAGTTTGAACGCCGTCGCAAGGTTTGCCTTCATTGCTCTGCGGCACGGAGCGATGAACAAGTTTCCGAAGGAAAGGAAAATAAGGTCTGGACGACCAGCATCGACAAACCTGTGGGAAAGCGCTAATCAACCAAAAACAAGAAAGTAGGGAAAGGCACCGCAAGGTACCCGAACCCTATCAGGGAAAGAACCAATAAAACGCCAGGACAGGCGTAACAACAATAATGCGCAAGGAAGCATTAAGAAAAATACGGAACCCTGTTCGCGCCGCAGTTAAGCAGTAAGACGGCAAGAACGAGATGGGAGAAGTGTCGCATAGACACAGATACTAGGAACTGGGCGATGGCGAGAGTCATCGCCTTTTTCTTTGCAATTTGCTAGGCTTTGCCCGCAACCGAGGCCAGCACCCACCATGATTTTCTGCCCCCTCTGCCAGCACCACAGCCAGCCCTTCAGCGAGGACCGCCGCCGCGCCTATTTCCGCTGCCCGGCCTGTGCCCTGGTGTTTGCCGATCCGGCCCAAAGGCCGACGGCGGCCGAGGAAAAGGCCATCTACGATACCCATGAGAACAGCCCGGACGACGCCGGCTACCGGCGCTTCCTGGGCCGCCTGGCCCAGCCGCTGCTGGACAGGCTGGCCCCCGCCAGCCAGGGCCTGGACTATGGTTGCGGACCCGGGCCGACCCTGTCGCTGATGCTGCGGGAGGCCGGCCACGGCATGGCCCTCTATGATCCCCTGTACGCCCCGGATGAACAGGTGCTGGACCGGCAATACGACTTCGTCACCTGTACCGAGGTGGTGGAGCACTTCCACCAGCCGGGCCGGGACTGGCCCAGGCTGGTGTCCCTGGTCAGGTCCGGCGGCTGGCTGGGCATCATGACCAAGCTGGTGATCAATGCCGAGCGCTTCAAGGCCTGGCATTACAAGAATGATCCCACCCATGTCAGCTTCTACAGCGAGGCCACCTTCGACTGGCTGGCCAGGCGCTTCGACTTGACGTTGACCCGGGTGGACCAAGATGTACTCCTGCTGCAGAAAAGGTAGGCCCAGATGACCCGTAAGAAGAAAACACGCAAGACCAGCACCATAGGTGCCGCCAAGAAACCCGATGGCGCCAAGACCAGCGCCTCCGGCCGCGTCCGTAAGCCCGGCAAGGGCCTCAAGAGCGGCAGCCGCCACAACCCCGAGCAGAAGAAGGCCGGGAGCAGGGGCGGCCAGGGCAGGCGCGGTCTCCAGGATCCCCGCCTCGGCTCCACCAAGCCGGTGGCCCTGGTCAAGCCGGGCCAGGCCCAGGCCACCCTGGTGCCCCAGGCGCCCAAGGCCGAAGCCAAGCCCAAACCGGCCGCGCCCCAGGAGCAGGACAAGGCCGCCCTGCTCGAGCAGCTGGAAAACGATGCCCGCCTCAACGCCCTGCTGGAGCGCCTGGAGGCCGGCGAGGAGCTCAGCCAGGCCGAGGAGGACTATGTGGAGTCGGTCACCGACCGCATAGAACAGCTGATGGACGAGCTGGGCCTGACCGACGAGGACGACGACGAGGCGCTGTTCGAGGATCTCGGCTTTGACGAAGAGGATCTGAGATGAGCCTCTGGTACGGACTTGCCGTCCTGGGCCTGGCCATCATCCTGGGCCTGGCCTTCTATGCCGGCCGCCTGCTGATGCAGCTCAAGGCCCAGAAGGAGGCCAGGACCGCCGCCATCGCCAAGCGCAACGGCAAGCTGCTGGACAGCATCCACATCATCGCCAAGGCCATGCTGGAAGAGCAGTGCGGCTATTCCGAAGGTGCCATCCGCATCAGGGTGCTGCTGGATCACCTGCAGCCGGCCAAGGACTTCAGTGGCGACTTCCCGGCCCTGTTCGACCTCTACGAGCGGGTCAAGGATCTGCCCACCCACGAGGCCCGCAAGAAGTATCCCAAGCAGGAGATCCGCCGCCAGGACCGCGAGCGCGAAGGCTGGGAGAAGGAACTGGCCGAGGCCATCAAGGCCGAATCCGAACAGCTCAAGGACCTGGTCCACTAAAGCCTTGTGCTGGATCAATACCGCTGACCCGGGGGAGCCTTATGATCAGGCTCCCCTTTCTTTTCCCGGAGCCCGGCCATGGCTGAACTGCTTTCCTTCGACGCCGACCTGATCGGCCGTTACGACATGAGCGGCCCCCGCTACACCTCCTACCCCACGGCGCTGTCCTTCCACACCGAGGTGACCCGGGACAACTGGCAGCAGGCCATCACCACCTCCGGCACCGACAAGCTGTCGCTGTACGTGCACATCCCCTTCTGCCACAAGCTCTGCTACTACTGCGGCTGCAACAAGGTGATCACCCGCCACAACCACAAGGCGGACACCTACCTGGATCACCTGGAGCAGGAGATCCTTGCCCAGGCGCCGCTGTTCGCCCGGCACCAGGTGCACCAGCTGCACCTGGGCGGCGGCACCCCCACCTTCCTGACCCGCTCCCAGATGACCCGGCTGATGACCATGCTCAGGGACAACTTCCGGTTCGTGGACGACTTCGAAGGCGCCATAGAGGTGGATCCCCGGGCGGTGCAGCTCGACGACATGGCCTTTCTGGCCGACATCGGCTTCAACAGGGTCTCCTTCGGGGTCCAGGACTTCGACAAGCGGGTCCAGGAGGCGGTGAACCGGGTCCAGGACGAAGACCATATCCGCGCCTTGGTGATGGCCTCCCGGGAGGCCGGTTTCGGCTCCATCAACCTGGATCTCATCTACGGCCTGCCGTTCCAGAACGCCGAGCAGTTCGCCGTCACCCTGCACAAGGCGGTGGAGCTGGACGCCGACCGGCTCAGCGTCTTCAACTACGCCCACATGCCGTCGCGCTTCCCGGCCCAGGCCAAGATCAAGGAAGACACCCTGCCGACCCCGGCCGAGAAGCTGGATATCTTCGCCACCACCATCAATGTGCTGACCGGTGCCGGCTACCACTTCGTCGGCATGGACCACTTCGCCAAGCAGGACGACGAGCTGGCCCTGGCCCAGAAGGAAGGCCGGCTGCACCGCAACTTCCAGGGCTACACCACGGATGGCGACTGCGATCTGCTGGGCCTGGGCGTGTCCGCCATCAGCCAGGTGAACGGCTTCTACGCCCAGAACGAGAAGGTGCTGAAGGACTACCAGGCCAGGACCGAAAGCGACGGCCATGCCCTCACCAAGGGCTACCAGATGAGCGAGGACGACCAGATCCGCGCCACCGCCATCCGCCGCCTGCTCTGCAACCTCTGGCTGGAATGGGACCGCCTGGATGCGGACTTCGGCATCGACAGCCGCGCCTACTTCGAGGAGGAGATAGGCCTGCTGGACGCCATGGAGAGGGACGGCCTGCTGAGCCGCGAGGCCAAGGGCATCCGCATCCACCAGCGCGGCCGGCTGCTGGTGCGCTCCATCGCCATGACCTTCGATGCCCACCTCAAGCAGAACATCAAGCGCCACCGCTTCTCGCGGATCATCTGAACGAAAAAGGCCGCCCCAGGGGCGGCCTTTTCATTGGGACTATTGGCTCAGGCCTTCTTGGCCTTGAGCTCGGCGCGCCTGGCCTCGTCGATGAAGGCCATGGCCAGGCCGTTCTGCTGGCAGAGGCGGATCTGCTCTTGGCTCAGGCCGGCCTTGGGCGCCGCCACATTGTATTCGTAGTCCAGCTCCACGGCGGACACGCCCGGATCGTCGGTGTTCAGGCTGACCATGACGCCGGCGGCCAGGAACTTCAGTATGGGGTGGGCCTCGTAGCTGCTCACCGTGGAGGTGTGCACGTTGGAGGTCAGGCAGGACTCGATGCCGATGCGGTGCTCGGCCAGGTAGGCCATCAGCCTGGGATCCTGCACCGAATTGACGCCATGGCCGATGCGCACCGCGCCCAGCTTCTCTATGGCGTGCCAGACCGACTCGGCGCCGGCGGCCTCGCCGGCATGGACGGTGACCTTGAGGCCGCTGTCCTTGACCTGGCGAAAATGCTGTTCGAACAGGGGGCCGGGGAAGCCCAGCTCGTCGCCGGCCAGATCCACCGCCACCAGCTTGTCGCGGTTGGCCAGTATGGCATCCAGCTCCTTCTGGCACTGCTCGGCGCCGAAGGTGCGGCTCATGATGCCGATCAGGTTCACGTCCACCCCGAAGTCGCGCACCCCGGCCCGGATGCCGTCGGCCACGGCCTCTACCACCCCTTCCATGGGCAGGCCATGGGTCATGGCCATGTACCAGGGGCTGAAGCGCAGCTCGGCGTAATCGATCCCCACCCGGGCGGCGTCCTCCACGTTCTCGTAGGCCACCCGGCGGCAGGCGTCGAGATCGCCCAGTACCTTCACCATCCAGTCCAGCTTGGCCAGGAAGGCCACCAGGCTGGGCTCGTTCTCGATGACGTGCACATGGGGCTTCATGCCCGCCTCGTCATCGGCGGGCAGCGCCACATTGTGCTGACGGGCCAGGTCGATGATGGTGGCCAGGCGCACATTGCCGTCGAGATGGCGATGCAGATCCACCAGGGGCAGTTTGGGGTCAATCATCCGAATTCGCTTCCGTTATATGCTTGCTCTGTCGTACATAGTTTAACGACTTTTGCCCATTTTCTGGGAGCTTATCTGGCCTGCCGCAGGCCCATGGGCCCCCAGCGCTTTGAGGCCCGGATCACAAAGTGATCAGAAAACCGATTGCGCGATTTTTGCCCTCCTTGCCACTCCTTAAGATAAAAACAATTCATTTCCGTTTTGCCGCCGCCGGCCCCTAAATAGGGGCCAACAAGCATCGTCAAGGACCTGCCATGGCCATCCAATCCTGCCTCAGCCTCTGCCTGGCGGAAACAGTCAATCCAGACCTATTGCAGTTCGCCTACCCCAGCAAGCGCCACAAGGATACCCTGCACCTGGCCCACCCGGGCGGCGACTGCTTCCTGTTCGACTACGGGGTACTGGTGAGCTGGGGCCTGGACGAGGCGGCCCTGGAGGCCCTGCTGGCCACCCTGAAGCCGGCCCTGGACAGGCCATTGGCCAGGCCCCCCCGGGACAAGATCAGCTTCGAAACCGCGACCGGCAAGCTGCAGATCAGCAACGACCACCTGCTGCTGCCCCAGCAGGATCTGCTCACCAAGCTGGCCTGCAGCCATGCCCTGGCCCAGTCGGTGAAGCTGGAAACCTACGAGGAGCAGGTGCAGGCCACCATAGACGGCACCAGCCACATCCCAGAGACCCTGGCCAGGGAAGGCCGGGTGCGGCTGGGCCGGCGCCAGCTGGCGCGGATCCGCGGCAGCCTGCACCTGGCCCGGGCCAGGGTCAACCTGCACTACGAGCTGCTGGACAAGCCGGACTTCTTCTGGGACTACCCGGAGCTGGAGCCGGCCTACGGCCTGCTGCGGGAGAACCAGGAGCTGGACAGCCGCCTGGCCATACTGGACAAGCGCCAGGCGGTGCTGGGTGAGCTGCTGGACATCCTCGCCGACGAGCAGCAGCACAACCACAGCGCGGTGCTGGAGTGGGTCATCATCTGGCTGATCGCCATCGAGATCATCATCTTCGTGGTCCACGACCTCATCGGCTGGCCGGGGCGCTGACACCGAAGCGCGCCCGGGAGCTGGCGCCACAAGGGCAACTGGGCTATCTTCGCCAGCCCGCCCCCCAGGAGAGCCCAACATGCTGAGCCAGGACTGGCGCCCCAGCGCCCCCATCGCCAACCTGAAAAAGCGCGCCGAGCTGCTGGCGCGGATCCGCGCCTTCTTCGCCGCCCGCCAGGTGATGGAGGTGGACACCCAGCTGCTCTCCCAAGGCTCCATCGCCGATCTCCATATCGAGGTGATGAC belongs to Gallaecimonas sp. GXIMD4217 and includes:
- a CDS encoding class I SAM-dependent methyltransferase; translation: MIFCPLCQHHSQPFSEDRRRAYFRCPACALVFADPAQRPTAAEEKAIYDTHENSPDDAGYRRFLGRLAQPLLDRLAPASQGLDYGCGPGPTLSLMLREAGHGMALYDPLYAPDEQVLDRQYDFVTCTEVVEHFHQPGRDWPRLVSLVRSGGWLGIMTKLVINAERFKAWHYKNDPTHVSFYSEATFDWLARRFDLTLTRVDQDVLLLQKR
- the yihI gene encoding Der GTPase-activating protein YihI, which codes for MTRKKKTRKTSTIGAAKKPDGAKTSASGRVRKPGKGLKSGSRHNPEQKKAGSRGGQGRRGLQDPRLGSTKPVALVKPGQAQATLVPQAPKAEAKPKPAAPQEQDKAALLEQLENDARLNALLERLEAGEELSQAEEDYVESVTDRIEQLMDELGLTDEDDDEALFEDLGFDEEDLR
- a CDS encoding DUF2489 domain-containing protein, with the protein product MSLWYGLAVLGLAIILGLAFYAGRLLMQLKAQKEARTAAIAKRNGKLLDSIHIIAKAMLEEQCGYSEGAIRIRVLLDHLQPAKDFSGDFPALFDLYERVKDLPTHEARKKYPKQEIRRQDREREGWEKELAEAIKAESEQLKDLVH
- the hemN gene encoding oxygen-independent coproporphyrinogen III oxidase produces the protein MAELLSFDADLIGRYDMSGPRYTSYPTALSFHTEVTRDNWQQAITTSGTDKLSLYVHIPFCHKLCYYCGCNKVITRHNHKADTYLDHLEQEILAQAPLFARHQVHQLHLGGGTPTFLTRSQMTRLMTMLRDNFRFVDDFEGAIEVDPRAVQLDDMAFLADIGFNRVSFGVQDFDKRVQEAVNRVQDEDHIRALVMASREAGFGSINLDLIYGLPFQNAEQFAVTLHKAVELDADRLSVFNYAHMPSRFPAQAKIKEDTLPTPAEKLDIFATTINVLTGAGYHFVGMDHFAKQDDELALAQKEGRLHRNFQGYTTDGDCDLLGLGVSAISQVNGFYAQNEKVLKDYQARTESDGHALTKGYQMSEDDQIRATAIRRLLCNLWLEWDRLDADFGIDSRAYFEEEIGLLDAMERDGLLSREAKGIRIHQRGRLLVRSIAMTFDAHLKQNIKRHRFSRII
- the add gene encoding adenosine deaminase; translation: MIDPKLPLVDLHRHLDGNVRLATIIDLARQHNVALPADDEAGMKPHVHVIENEPSLVAFLAKLDWMVKVLGDLDACRRVAYENVEDAARVGIDYAELRFSPWYMAMTHGLPMEGVVEAVADGIRAGVRDFGVDVNLIGIMSRTFGAEQCQKELDAILANRDKLVAVDLAGDELGFPGPLFEQHFRQVKDSGLKVTVHAGEAAGAESVWHAIEKLGAVRIGHGVNSVQDPRLMAYLAEHRIGIESCLTSNVHTSTVSSYEAHPILKFLAAGVMVSLNTDDPGVSAVELDYEYNVAAPKAGLSQEQIRLCQQNGLAMAFIDEARRAELKAKKA
- a CDS encoding RMD1 family protein, which translates into the protein MAIQSCLSLCLAETVNPDLLQFAYPSKRHKDTLHLAHPGGDCFLFDYGVLVSWGLDEAALEALLATLKPALDRPLARPPRDKISFETATGKLQISNDHLLLPQQDLLTKLACSHALAQSVKLETYEEQVQATIDGTSHIPETLAREGRVRLGRRQLARIRGSLHLARARVNLHYELLDKPDFFWDYPELEPAYGLLRENQELDSRLAILDKRQAVLGELLDILADEQQHNHSAVLEWVIIWLIAIEIIIFVVHDLIGWPGR